A window of Apium graveolens cultivar Ventura chromosome 8, ASM990537v1, whole genome shotgun sequence contains these coding sequences:
- the LOC141679436 gene encoding uncharacterized protein LOC141679436, whose amino-acid sequence MWDYPLFLNRVFLFPSQFFFLSRIINITYFVFCFVSAAKEINEDNVPLVEETARMKKARLAGLDTRGKATEPIFLRKHKEPMGEASTEGAEGHNAPITAAAPAAAATGAFQPLWGFRRGDTVVGSTKHAWDWSYHSVTPKDFTDVVATPDLERIKLMGAQSLASSNAYFQGAVRQAESWKRASDKADNALRRQQKKYAALEKKLKRKEEELGESNAELVVNNHTADFGLLINIKEAIPSTLAQRFGTNIPRTVTFGFKNGEIYTGTYTRSDERLGGLMPLIRKNYIQPYDKVTFCHTGAGYFTLEIVDSDGIERFMTNGWNKFSGDNKLKVVEKLIFNFSDHVDGAIFNVEV is encoded by the exons atgtgggactatcctctgtttctcaacagggtatttctcttcccttctcaatttttctttctttcacgcattattaacatcacttattttgtcttttgctttgtttcagctgctaaggagattaacgaggacaatgtccccttggtcgaggaaacagctaggatgaagaaagctcggttagcaggcctagacacccgaggaaaggcgacagagcctatcttcttgagaaagcacaaggagcctatgggggaggccTCAACTGAAGGAGccgagggccataatgctcctatcactgctgctgcccctgctgctgctgctacaggcgcctttcagcctctctggggattccgccgaggggataccgtggttggttccacgaagcatgcttgggattggtcctaccatagcgtgactccaaaggactttactgatgtagTGGCCActcctgaccttgagaggattaagctcatgggagcccaatctctggcttcg tctaacgcctactttcaaggcgctgtgaggcaagccgaatcatggaagcgggcttctgataaggccgataacgccctcaggaggcagcagaagaagtatgctgccctggagaagaagctcaagcgcaaggaggaagaactcggagagtctaacgccgagctggtg GTGAACAATCATACAGCAGATTTCGGTTTACTTATCAATATAAAGGAG GCAATACCTTCTACACTTGCACAAAGGTTTGGCACTAATATCCCGAGAACAGTAACCTTTGGTTTTAAAAATGGCGAGATTTACACAGGAACTTACACCAGAAGTGATGAGAGACTTGGTGGACTAATGCCTTTAATAAGGAAAAACTATATACAACCTTATGATAAGGTCACTTTCTGTCATACAGGAGCAGGATATTTTACACTTGAAATTGTTGATAGCGACGGCATTGAGAGATTTATGACTAATG GATGGAACAAATTCAGCGGCGATAACAAACTAAAGGTTGTGgaaaaattgatttttaatttcTCAGACCATGTTGACGGTGCTATATTCAATGTTGAAGTTTAG
- the LOC141679437 gene encoding uncharacterized protein LOC141679437: MVEISHSSLTKQLREMFVNILAYWSISDPLFLWNAQWKCMSDDIILLKRKEYRNGNLLLPDFNIQNFALTEIEKILNDIGKSLKDFPIMPYPPEVFLYNSGNGLIAEEIGYDTKQMKRQHDENYIKLNREQKEVYEAIVESVNSNKGEQFFVYGSGGCGKTFVWQTLLYHLRTERKIVLPVASLGIATILLDGGRMAYSRFHIPIIVDQCSVAGIKQGTDLAELLQNTCLIIWDEALMQHRHGIESSDKCLRDIMAPIDTSISSRLFGGITVVFGGDYRQTLSVFPKASRGETVGPTLNRSKLWDFCKVFTLCQNMRLHSGNSDERNKIIIEFAKWQLAIGDGKVHSITENPGDDGLVDFEIPE, from the exons GAATGCTCAGTGGAAATGTATGTCTGACGATATCATCCTGCTAAAACGTAAAGAATATCGTAATGGGAATTTATTACTCCCAGATTTTAACATTCAAAATTTTGCTCTTACGG AAATTGAAAAAATTCTGAACGATATTGGAAAGAGCTTAAAAGATTTCCCGATAATGCCCTATCCTCCGGAAGTCTTTCTTTATAACAGTGGCAATGGTTTAATTGCTGAAGAAATAGGTTACGATACAAAGCAAATGAAAAGGCAACATGATGAGAATTATATCAAGTTGAATAGAGAGCAAAAGGAAGTGTATGAGGCTATTGTCGAAAGCGTAAATTCTAACAAAGGTGAACAGTTCTTTGTCTATGGAAGTGGCGGATGTGGGAAAACATTTGTCTGGCAGACACTTCTATATCACCTTCGTACTGAGCGTAAAATTGTTTTGCCAGTAGCCTCATTAGGAATTGCAACTATTTTGCTAGATGGTGGTAGGATGGCTTACTCACGCTTTCATATACCTATCATAGTAGACCAATGCTCTGTAGCTGGAATAAAGCAAGGTACTGATCTTGCTGAATTATTACAGAACACATGTTTAATCATTTGGGACGAAGCACTTATGCAGCATCGGCATGGTATTGAGAGTAGTGataaatgtttaagagatattaTGGCTCCTATTGATACCAGTATATCATCAAGGCTATTTGGTGGAATAACTGTTGTATTTGGTGGAGATTATCGCCAAACACTATCAGTTTTCCCAAAAGCTTCCCGAGGAGAGACCGTTGGACCAACACTGAATCGATCAAAGCTGTGGGATTTCTGTAAAGTCTTCACCTTATGTCAGAACATGAGACTTCATTCGGGAAATTCAGATGAGCGCAACAAGATAATTATTGAATTTGCTAAATGGCAGCTTGCCATTGGCGATGGCAAGGTCCATAGCATTACCGAGAACCCTGGAGATGAtggtttggtagattttgaaatTCCAGAGTAG